The Polyangium spumosum DNA window TCGTCGACGAGGTGTTCGTCGAGCCCGGCAACCACGCGATCAAGGCCATGAAGGGCGGCTACTGGTTGAACCAGACGTTCGTGAAGATCGGCCCGGGGGAGCGACAGCCGCTCTCGATCGCGATGCAGCTACGCTACGAGAGTCATCACGTCGCGTTCGGCCGGCCCGTGAGTCTCAACATCAATGCCAACCTGGGGGAGAGGTCGGAGCCGACGTGGCCGAGGAACCTCATGATTGCGAGCGGGGTGGGGATAGGGCTGGGTCTCGGGGGGCTCATCACGGGCCTGATCATGAACGTGAATGCACCGGACGACGGGACCGTGACAACAGGGAAGGGGCTCGCTTATGCGGGTGGTATCGTTGGAGCCCTCTCCGTGACGGGCCTCATCATCGGCATCGCCAGCCGTCCGACCCCGCCCAATGTCATCATTCAGCCCCAGGTCTCGAACGACGGGGGCGGCATCGGGGTCAGCGGTGTGATTCCGTAGGGGCATCGGAGCATCCTTTGCCTCATGATTTCTTGCACAGCGGAGCCTGCGGCCCTTGTCGCGGCGGCGGATCGTGGGATCAAGTCCCGAAACAATGCCGTCCCGGATAATTATCAGGGGCGCGCGCAGGGCCGCATGTTACGGGGTACGTGGATTGCGAGCCCGGGTGTATCTCCTGCCGTTTCTTCTCGCATTCCTCGTCGGAGATGCACGATCGACAGCGCCCCTCGAAGCAGACGCCGCGGCAGTAACGGCTCTCCGAACATTGGTTTCCCATGTTGTGGCCGCAGGTAAAGATGGGCTCACAATGCCCTCGATTGCAGAACCCCTCGCCACACTCCTCGTCCTTCGTGCACGCTCGGTCCGGCACGTCCTTCGACCATAAACGCATGGGACAGGTGTCCATGATCTCCTTCTCTCGCGGCGTGAGGGTGAGACCAAAGTCCTCCTCGGCGCGTCGCGAGAACGGTCGCTCGTCGGGGTAACGTTGGCAGTCTGCTACATTGCAAACATTCTTGTCACTGCCCGCAGACGCATCGGCTCCCCCGTCCGTCGATGCAACCGCGCCCCCATCCACCGAGCCCGCGCTCGCCTGTAGAGGAGGAGCCTCGACACCGCCTCCTCCCAGCGGCGGCGTACCCGACGAACACGCGACCAGCGTGACGAGAGCGTACAGCCCACAACTTCGGCTCATCGTTTGCCTCACGGTTTCTTGCATAAAGGATCCTTGCCGCCCGGGCCGCCGAGCAGAAAGTATTGCCATGGCCATCCCAAATCCACCATCGACGACCGCGTGTAGCACGAAGGCTCGTATGGCTTCGACCAGCGCTCGAACGCATCGTCCTGCGGATCCGTCACCAGCCAGTTCATGTCCAGGTACTTGGGTTCTCGCACCCAGGCCACGTGGCCCGCCGGCGCCGTGGCGAACTGCCCGCTGCCCATCTCGGTTGGCGCCCAGCCGTCTTCTGGCTTCGGATCAAAAACCTCACCGTAATAGTGCACCCCGCACGCCCCCTGTTTCAGAGTCGGCAAAAGTTCGTGCGAATAGTGTCCCAGGGGGCGGCCATTGTAGAAGGCCCACCAGCTCCCCTGGGGGTCCATGACCCAGGCGAGCCACGCCTCCGTCTGCGCCCCGCCAGGCACCGACGGCGTCACGACCTCGCCAAGCGTCGTCCACGGCCACCCGTTCACCGCCTCCGGGGGCATCTCCGTGAAGTGCGCTGCCTGGAAATCGTAGCTGTGCGTGACATTTCCGTTGACATTTTGATAGTACTCGACTCGTAGCCGCAACTCCTGCTTGTTCGTGACCCAGTCCGCGCCGCTGTTGACGCGATCGACCGTGAGCAGGAGCCCGATGAACTCCGTGGCGTCGCCGACCGCCGGGCAGCGCACGGCGAGCTCGATCAAGCTGAAGGTCCGATCCGCCACCTCGGGCTTGAACTGGTTGATCCGCGCCGAAGCACCCCGGTTCGGCGCCACCACGTTGAGCCCCGCGTACAGCCGATACGCCGCATCCGGCAACCCATGCACCTGATGGTTCGTGATCCAGTCCTGGATCGACGTCGCCCCCGTGTCCTCCAGGATGTATCGCGAGAAATCCGGCCGGTTGAACAACGTCGCGTCCGTCGGCCCCCACAGCTCCGGATATTGCTCCACCTCGGTGAGCGCATGCGTGACGCCCTCGGGCAGCGCCGTGCTGGAGAGCAGCGCCGGGATCTCCGGCACCGTCACGCCGAGCGGAGGCATCTGGACATAGTCCAGGATATCCCCCGAATACCCCTGCACCGTCTTCGTGATGGGCTTGTCCTTGTAGACCACCTTCGCGATGTACGCGTCCACCTCGTCCTTGCGCCTTTGTTGCTCGGGCGTGAACTCCGGCGGCGGGACGCGCCATTCCTCGGGATCGGGCAACGCGGACGTCTTGCCGTCCGCGCCGCCCGCGCCCGAAGGCCCGGTCCCGTCACCCAGGACGATCACACACGCGCCATTGAAGGGTAGGAGCGAGGTCACGACGACGAGCGCCATGTTTCGCATGGCTTCACGTCGTCGGCGTATGCGGCGGGAAGGAAGGATGGTCACGGCGCACACTACGAGGGCGCCGTCGAGGCGTCAAGCCGCCATCCAGGCTCGTGCGGGCTCAGTCTTTTTTGGGGCCCTTCGCCTCTTTGGCCTTTTGCCGCGTGGCGGCGCCTTTTTGCGCGGCGCCGTATTGGTATTCCAGGAGCGATTCCAGGGGCCCGATCACCTCGGCGGGGTTGTTCGTGCGCTCGGCGCGGCGGCGGGTCTGCGCGGCGGCCTCGGCGACGAGGGTGCCGATGACGTGGCGCGTCTCCTGGCGCCCCTCGAAGAGCAGCTCGGTGAGCTTCACGGACGCGGCATGCAATTTCGTGAGCCGCTGCTCCTTCGCGAACTCCTCGGAGAGACGCTCGATATCCTTCGGATTGATCCCCGCGCGATCGAGAACATCGGGTTTGGCATTGATGAGCAAGCGGGCGACGTCTTCGTAGCCATCATGGACCTTGGTGAGGCCCTGCACGCGCTCGGCCGTGATATCGGGGAGCGTCAGATCACTGGCGTCGATATGTTGTTCACCGACGTCCGGGAACTTGGGATCTCCTGCCATCCTGCCTCCTTTCGGTATTGCTGGAAACGGAGGACGAGCTTGCCATGATGTCTTGGTCGTTTGCAAGCACGATCGCGTCGGACGAGGCTCCAAGGGTCTTGGACGAGGCTCCAAGGGTCTTGGACGAGGCTCCGAGGGTCGTGCGAGAGCCTCCAAGGGTCGTGCGAGAGGCTCCAAGGGTCGTGCGAGAGGCTCCAAGGGTCGTGGACGTGGCTCCGAGGGGCGTGCGAGAGGCTCCGAGGGTCGTGGACGTGGCTCCGAGGATCGTGGGCGAGGCTCCAAGGATCGTGGACGAGGCTCCGAGGATCGTGGACGTGGCTTCGAGGATCGTGGACGAAGCTCCGAGGATCGGGTGACAGGCTCCGAGGGTCGTGGATGAGGCTCCGAGGATCGTGGACGAGGCTTCAGGGATCGTGCCTCCTCTTCCAAGGCATCCCGACCGCCAGCTACCATCACTCGTCAAGCGAGGGGGTGCGCTCATGGGCAAGGCAGGCAGGAGGGGGCGGCGGCAGCTTGCAGGGGCGGCGCTGCTCGGTACGGGTTTGGCCGTATGCATGGCGCCGATGGGATGCGGGGCGACGGACGAGCGCGCCGCGCTGCCCGAGCGCCGGGCGAATGGGGCGCTCCCTGCGAGCACGGTGCGCGCGCTTCAGGCGTGCGCGGAGGAGCGAGCGGGGCGGCTCCAGCGTCGGGCGTACGAAATCGAGTTCGCGGTCGAGCTGCGGGGCGATCGCGTCACGGAGGTGAAGCCCAAGGGCGCGCGGCTCGACGATACCAGCCTCGAACGGTGCATGATCGACGCGCTGCGGACGATGCCGGACGCGGGGTTCTCACCGGACCCGGACGAGCTGACCTCGCGCGGAGGCCTCTTGCCTGCACGAGGCGTGCTGGCGAACACGTCGCTGTTGCCCCAGGTGTACCGGTTGATTCCGGTGGTCGTTGGGTCGTCCGGGACCATGATCGTGATCGCGGTCGTGGTGCTCGTGGTGGTCGCGGTCGTGGCGTCGAGGGACGATACCGATGAGGAGGCCGAGAGGGAGCGGTGCAGGAAGGTGAAGGCACGATGCATCGATGAATGCACCGACGAATTCATGCCGTCTGGCTCGCTGGACGGCATGCCATACCATGATTGCTTGCGAAAATGCCTGGAGGCAGAGGGCTGTTTCAAGCTTCTCAAGTGACACAACATGGATCGTCGGTAGATACAGGGAGCAACCAATGGACAAGAAGACCGCCGAGGAGCTGCTCGCGATATCGATGGATTGCTCGCGCGAGACGAACGAGTCGATGAGGCGAGTCATGGAACGGTGCGACGAGGAGACGTTCAAGATCTATCGTGGGCATGGCGGGAGGATCATGGGCTACCTCTTCACCGAGGTCATTGCGCCGATTCAAAGCGAGCATCTCGAGCTCGCGCCGCCGGATTTCAAGCCCATGCAGGTCGTCGAGCGGCCGAGGCTGAGGCTCACGAAGGAGACCCAGGACGAGTTGATCGCGTCGCTGAACCAACTCCACGAGCGGATCGAGGCGATGGCAGGCTTCGTGCGCGAGAACAGCGACGCGGTGGAAGCTGCGGCGTATCGTGGCAGGATCCATGAAGTGCTCGTTCACATTTGCGAGGCAATGGCGTGTGTGCTGGCTGCACACGTCGAAGAGAAGTGATGGCACCTGCGCGAGAAGAGACAATGGACCGAGACACCGCCGAAAAGCTGAACACGATCACACTCGAGACGTATTTCAGGATCTACGACGCCATCGCCATCGTACGCGCGAGCCTCTCGGAGCCCGAACGAAAAGAATACATCATGGGATTCGGGAGAGCGCTCGGGTATCTCTACACGGACGTCCTCAGCCCTCTCTACCAAGAACATCCGGATCTCAAACCCGACAACATCGCATGATCGAGCACCACCCATGACCTCGAAGAGAGCCACGAAGCCGCCCTTCGCGGGCCAGATGTACCTCCAGGGGCTCTACTCCCTCGCCGAGCGTATCCCCGCCGAGGCGCGCTTCCCGTTCAACCTGCCCTTCGTCCGTGGCCTCGACCTCGGGCTCGATCGGCCGGTCACCTTCTTCGTCGGGGAGAATGGCTCCGGGAAGTCCACGCTGCTCGAGGCCATCGCGGACCTTTGTGGTTTCCACGTGGCCGGCGGAGGGGGCACCGACACCTTGTACGCCGCGCACGAGGCCGGCTCCGAGCTCGCCCGCGCGCTCCGCCCGCGTTTTCGGCATCGTCCCCGCGACGGCTTCTTTTTCCGCGCCGAGACGCTGGTGAACTTCGCCACGCTCCTCGAAGAACGCGAGCGCGATCCGGATTTCAACGGCGATCCCTACATGCGTTACGGCGGCAAGACATTACACCGCCGCTCGCATGGCGAGGCGTTCCTCGACGTCTTCCAGCATCGCGTCCACGAAGGGCTCTTCCTCATCGACGAGCCCGAAGCGGCGCTGTCTCCGCAGCGACAGCTCACGCTCCTTTATCTGCTCCGGGATCGCGTCGAGCGCGGCGGCGCGCAGTTCATCATCGCCACCCACGCGCCCATCCTGCTCACATTGCCGGGGGCCGTCATCCTCGACTTCGACGATCCCGCGTTGCCGGTGGTCACTTTGCAGGACACGAAGCATTACCAGATCACGCGAGGGATCCTGGAGCGCCCCGAGCGGTACTGGAAATCCGAGGGACCGCCCCGGCCATGAGGCCCATACCGCTCGCTCACTCCGGCGCGCCCGCCTCGATCCACGCGCGCACCGCCGCCGCGGAGTCACCCCACGAGACCGGGTGGCCCTGGCCCATCGGGACGGTGTAATAGGGGCTGGCGTCGGGATCGCCGGGCGTGACGCGGGCTCTTGCGTTGCGATAGGCGCTCATCGCTCCGCCCGGCATTCGCTCGTGGCACCCGTCGCAGCGGTCCTTGGCGAGCGGACCCACGCCTTCCTGGAACGTCGCCGGCGCCAGCGCGGACGAGGCATCCGCGCATGCCGGAAGGCCGAGGCCGACGACCAAAACGAACCCGAGGAGCTTGCTCCCCCTCGCCGCGGGCGCAGCGGGCGCGACGGCCCTGCGCGGGGTCGGGCGAATGCCTACCACGGTGACCTCCTGTGCGAGCGGCGCTCGAATGGGATGCGCCGCGCAGGGTCGCTCATGCAGCCCACGGGCCGCGTTTCCCCGATCCGGGTCGCTCGCCTCCCATTCCACGCGCAAACACGTCGTATTCGAGCGGGTCCGATGCTTGCCAGGACGAGCTCGTGCTGAACCTCCCGCCCCGGCTCCTGGTGCTCGTCGCCGCCGCCCTCGCGGTGATACCCGCGCTCACGTGGGCGTGCTCCGCGGGCGCGGACGTCTTCACGTGGCGCGGGTTCTCTCGATTCTCGGGTTTCGCCGCCGCCGGTCTGTTCGCGGTCTCGATGTTGCTCATGATGCGCCTGACCTGGCTCGATCGGGCGTTCCGAGGCCTCGGGCACGTCTACCAGGCCCATCACGCGCTCGGGGTTGCGGGGTTTTTGCTGCTCCTCGTCCACCCGCTCGCGCTCGCGCTCGGCGCCTTTCTGGTCGAGCCCGCCGCGGCGCTCCGCCTCCTCTGGCCCGATCCTTCATCCGCGACCGTGTTTTCGGGCTGGATCGCGCTTCTCCTGTTCCTCTTCTTTTTTATCGTGACCGTCGCGCAACACATGCCGTTCCATCGCTGGCGTCGATGGCACCGGGCCATGGGGCTGGCGTACGGCGCCATGGTCTGGCACCTGGTCGCGGCGTATCGCGGCTCGTTGGCTGCCGGGCTCGCGCTCGGGCTCGTCGCGCTGGGGGTCCTCGGCTTCGCGCATCGCCTCCTCGTGGAGGATCCGCCCGGGCGAGGCCTCCGCTATCGGATCACCCGCGTGCGGCGCCGCGGACCGAAGGTCGTGGACCTCGTGCTCGAGCCCCTCGACAAGGAGCTCCGCTTCGAGGCCGGCCAGTTCGTGTATCTCGCCATGCGCGATTCACCCGATTATCAGGCGTGTGGCGAGTCCCATCCTTACACCCTGACCGGTCGTCCCGACGATCCGTGCCTCCATGTCTCCGTGAAATCGTTGGGCTTCTGCACGCGGCACATCCAGGAGGTCACGGTCGGCACGGAGGCCGTGGTTCAGGGGCCCTTCGGCGGGCTGTTTCCGGCGCAAGCGCAGCATCGACCCCAGGTCTGGATCGGCGGAGGGATTGGAATCACGCCGTTCCTGGGCCGCGTGTCGATCCTCGCCGCCGACGGGCCGCCGATCGACATCGTGTACTGCGCCGGCAATGAAGCCGCGGCGCTTTACCTGGAGGATCTCCGCGAGCTGACCCGGGATCGCGCCAAAGTGCACATTCACACGATGTACGAGGATACCGACGGACTGCCGACGGTGCCCGCCATCGAATCACGCGTGGGCTCGCTCGAAGGGAGGGAGCTCATGCTCGCCGGCCCGCCGGCCATGGTGGAATCTCTCCGCCGAGCTCTGCGCGCGCACGGCGTGCCGGCGTCGCGTATTCACGCCGAGGAGGGCATGGCGCGATGAACACGCGGCGCGTCGTCCTCGCTGCGGTGCTCGCCTTCGTGCTCGCGTGGGGCACGCTCGTGGGCCTCGCCGTGCAGAAAACCCGTCATCCTACCGCGCCCCGAGGAGCGCGGGTCCTGAGCCGCGCCGAGGTCGCGCGCCACGACCGACCCGAGGATTGCTGGCTCGTGATCCGCGGCAAGGTGTACGACGTGTCCGATTACATCGCCGCGCACCCCGCGCCGCCGCGGACGATCACCGAGCATTGCGGCGAGGAGAGCACGACGGCCTTCGAGACCAAGGAGCGCGGGCGATCCCATTCCCCGCAGGCCTGGCAGCTCCTCGAGAGTTACCTCGTCGGCGAGGTGGCGGATTGAGAAGATGTGCCGCGCACCCTGCGCCCGACCACGATCGGCCGATCGCCCCGTTCACGCACCCGCTTCCGTTCCCGCTCCCCCTTCTGCTACTGTCCGCCCGATGGAGATCGTGGCGCTCGGCCCGTTCTACGTAGCTTCTCTTCCCTGGCAAAGGCAGAGCCGCGAGTGGGTCCTCACCGTCGTCTGCAAGGCCACGTTCGAGCTCGCCCCGGGGGAGCTGCGGCTCTCGTCGGGGCAGGAGCCGATCAACGAGGCGGACAACCACTGGGACGACGATCCACGCCGCAGCGTCTACTCCCCGAGTGACCTCGTCCCCTTCCGCAAAGGCGCCGACGTCACGCTCGTCGGGCACGCGTTCGCC harbors:
- a CDS encoding neprosin family prolyl endopeptidase, whose translation is MRNMALVVVTSLLPFNGACVIVLGDGTGPSGAGGADGKTSALPDPEEWRVPPPEFTPEQQRRKDEVDAYIAKVVYKDKPITKTVQGYSGDILDYVQMPPLGVTVPEIPALLSSTALPEGVTHALTEVEQYPELWGPTDATLFNRPDFSRYILEDTGATSIQDWITNHQVHGLPDAAYRLYAGLNVVAPNRGASARINQFKPEVADRTFSLIELAVRCPAVGDATEFIGLLLTVDRVNSGADWVTNKQELRLRVEYYQNVNGNVTHSYDFQAAHFTEMPPEAVNGWPWTTLGEVVTPSVPGGAQTEAWLAWVMDPQGSWWAFYNGRPLGHYSHELLPTLKQGACGVHYYGEVFDPKPEDGWAPTEMGSGQFATAPAGHVAWVREPKYLDMNWLVTDPQDDAFERWSKPYEPSCYTRSSMVDLGWPWQYFLLGGPGGKDPLCKKP
- a CDS encoding AAA family ATPase; this encodes MTSKRATKPPFAGQMYLQGLYSLAERIPAEARFPFNLPFVRGLDLGLDRPVTFFVGENGSGKSTLLEAIADLCGFHVAGGGGTDTLYAAHEAGSELARALRPRFRHRPRDGFFFRAETLVNFATLLEERERDPDFNGDPYMRYGGKTLHRRSHGEAFLDVFQHRVHEGLFLIDEPEAALSPQRQLTLLYLLRDRVERGGAQFIIATHAPILLTLPGAVILDFDDPALPVVTLQDTKHYQITRGILERPERYWKSEGPPRP
- a CDS encoding cytochrome b5 domain-containing protein gives rise to the protein MNTRRVVLAAVLAFVLAWGTLVGLAVQKTRHPTAPRGARVLSRAEVARHDRPEDCWLVIRGKVYDVSDYIAAHPAPPRTITEHCGEESTTAFETKERGRSHSPQAWQLLESYLVGEVAD
- a CDS encoding ferric reductase-like transmembrane domain-containing protein codes for the protein MLNLPPRLLVLVAAALAVIPALTWACSAGADVFTWRGFSRFSGFAAAGLFAVSMLLMMRLTWLDRAFRGLGHVYQAHHALGVAGFLLLLVHPLALALGAFLVEPAAALRLLWPDPSSATVFSGWIALLLFLFFFIVTVAQHMPFHRWRRWHRAMGLAYGAMVWHLVAAYRGSLAAGLALGLVALGVLGFAHRLLVEDPPGRGLRYRITRVRRRGPKVVDLVLEPLDKELRFEAGQFVYLAMRDSPDYQACGESHPYTLTGRPDDPCLHVSVKSLGFCTRHIQEVTVGTEAVVQGPFGGLFPAQAQHRPQVWIGGGIGITPFLGRVSILAADGPPIDIVYCAGNEAAALYLEDLRELTRDRAKVHIHTMYEDTDGLPTVPAIESRVGSLEGRELMLAGPPAMVESLRRALRAHGVPASRIHAEEGMAR